The following proteins are encoded in a genomic region of Reichenbachiella sp.:
- the pbpC gene encoding penicillin-binding protein 1C: MKNKIIKILQNRLVQLLLLGSVLFLLILLPDPLFDKPYTTTIESADGQLMGARIAEDGQWRFPMVDSLPANFETAILHFEDEYFYYHPGVNPISIFKAFVTNVKTGSIKRGGSTLSMQVIRMARGNQSRTIIQKLWETLLALKLELFYSKKEILHLYASHAPFGGNVVGITAASWRYFNRAPEQLSWAEVTALAVLPNQPSIIFPGKNQETFRRKRDFLLQKLHQKGIFDKTTLELAMAEELPGEPHDLPQLAPHLLGQLIKDGKKGQRNRVTLDLPMQNTVTQLLEKHLQNWNANYVFNGAVLVVDLRSGETKAYVGNVDTEDIHSPSVDIIQARRSTGSLLKPFLYATTIDEGLITPKQLLGDYPIFFEGFAPKNFDLQYRGAVHADEALTRSLNLPFVMLLKEYGYQKFHQKLQRIGMRSLDQSADHYGLSMILGGAESSLWELVNMYANLYRVYQNSFDQSITARYEANNYIHHQYLIDQPKQVLNTVQNPEEFSIASIWSMLEAMKGLHRPDDFAGWEQFRSSTAISWKTGTSFGFRDAWAIGLNGRYAVGVWVGNADGEGRPGLVGGKAAAPLMFQVFEQLESNPFGEVPTSETQLFEICKESGQKANSNCENTAEISLPIMVENTGVCSFHQLIHLDKQETYQVNSSCYDVNQMIHKSWFTLPPVQAWYYRQYNTDYQSPPKFLTGCDQSSKANTLEMIYPKSNARVFIPKELDGTYGQTIFEAAHSDTKETIYWHLDGVYLGSTKRVHQMGLFTEPGDHILQLLDGQGQELNLKFEVMGEE, from the coding sequence ATGAAAAACAAAATCATCAAAATACTCCAAAACCGACTTGTGCAGTTGCTCCTGCTCGGATCGGTTTTGTTTTTGTTGATACTGCTCCCTGATCCGCTATTCGACAAGCCTTACACCACCACTATAGAATCAGCGGATGGTCAACTCATGGGCGCTCGTATTGCTGAAGATGGTCAGTGGCGTTTCCCGATGGTGGATAGCTTGCCGGCCAATTTTGAAACCGCAATCCTCCACTTCGAAGACGAATATTTCTATTACCACCCCGGGGTTAATCCCATTTCCATTTTTAAGGCCTTCGTCACGAATGTGAAAACGGGCAGCATTAAGCGTGGAGGCAGTACTTTGTCTATGCAAGTAATCAGAATGGCGCGAGGCAATCAGTCCAGAACCATTATCCAAAAACTATGGGAAACCCTATTAGCGCTTAAACTTGAGCTATTTTATTCCAAAAAAGAAATCCTCCATCTCTATGCCAGTCATGCGCCGTTTGGGGGAAATGTGGTAGGTATCACAGCTGCCTCCTGGCGATATTTCAATCGAGCGCCAGAACAACTTTCCTGGGCAGAAGTGACTGCACTGGCCGTACTGCCTAATCAACCTTCGATCATTTTTCCAGGGAAGAACCAAGAAACCTTTCGTAGAAAAAGAGATTTCCTTCTCCAAAAACTACATCAAAAAGGAATTTTTGATAAGACCACTTTGGAATTAGCTATGGCAGAAGAATTGCCAGGAGAGCCGCATGACTTACCTCAACTAGCTCCTCACCTTTTAGGTCAATTGATCAAAGATGGAAAAAAAGGACAGCGCAACCGAGTGACACTGGACTTGCCGATGCAAAATACTGTAACTCAACTTTTGGAAAAGCACCTCCAAAACTGGAATGCTAATTATGTTTTTAATGGAGCTGTGCTAGTGGTAGATCTGAGGAGTGGTGAAACCAAAGCCTACGTAGGCAATGTCGATACAGAAGACATTCATAGCCCATCAGTGGATATCATTCAGGCCAGGAGAAGTACGGGTAGCTTACTTAAACCCTTCTTGTATGCTACCACCATCGACGAAGGGTTGATTACGCCCAAACAGTTACTTGGTGATTATCCTATCTTTTTCGAAGGTTTTGCACCGAAGAATTTTGACTTACAATATCGCGGTGCAGTTCATGCCGATGAGGCATTGACTCGTTCGCTCAACCTACCTTTTGTGATGCTTTTAAAGGAATACGGTTATCAAAAATTCCATCAAAAGCTCCAACGAATTGGGATGCGTAGTCTGGATCAATCGGCCGATCATTATGGCTTGTCAATGATATTAGGAGGAGCAGAATCCAGTCTTTGGGAATTGGTGAATATGTATGCGAATTTATATCGTGTCTATCAAAATTCTTTTGACCAATCGATCACCGCACGCTACGAAGCAAACAACTATATCCATCACCAATATCTGATTGATCAACCCAAGCAAGTACTAAATACTGTACAGAATCCTGAGGAATTCAGCATTGCTTCTATCTGGTCGATGCTAGAAGCCATGAAAGGCCTCCACCGCCCTGATGACTTTGCCGGATGGGAGCAGTTTAGATCCTCCACAGCCATTTCCTGGAAAACAGGAACCAGTTTTGGTTTTCGTGATGCTTGGGCCATTGGGCTCAACGGCCGATATGCCGTGGGGGTCTGGGTAGGCAATGCAGACGGAGAAGGACGACCCGGACTAGTTGGTGGTAAGGCGGCAGCGCCTTTAATGTTTCAGGTATTTGAACAGCTGGAAAGCAACCCTTTCGGAGAAGTGCCCACTAGTGAAACTCAGCTTTTTGAAATCTGTAAAGAGAGTGGCCAAAAAGCGAATTCGAATTGTGAAAACACAGCAGAGATTTCATTGCCAATCATGGTAGAAAACACCGGAGTATGTAGTTTTCATCAGCTCATACATTTGGACAAGCAGGAAACCTATCAAGTGAATAGTTCTTGCTATGATGTGAATCAGATGATACACAAAAGCTGGTTTACGCTGCCGCCAGTTCAGGCATGGTACTATCGTCAATACAACACCGATTACCAAAGCCCACCTAAGTTTCTCACGGGGTGTGACCAATCATCAAAAGCCAACACACTCGAAATGATTTACCCAAAATCCAACGCCAGAGTCTTCATCCCAAAGGAACTCGATGGCACTTACGGCCAAACCATTTTCGAAGCGGCGCACAGCGATACCAAAGAGACGATTTACTGGCACTTGGATGGCGTATACTTGGGCAGCACCAAGCGTGTGCATCAAATGGGACTCTTTACCGAGCCCGGTGACCATATACTCCAGTTGCTCGACGGTCAAGGCCAGGAGTTGAATTTGAAATTTGAGGTGATGGGGGAGGAATAA
- a CDS encoding DUF1080 domain-containing protein: MKKLLLLPFFIIFSSFSQNKGNWVALLDKELSQWDTYLSYRHQTSYNGDEPLDANGNVIKPIGLNPEGFDVFSVSEKSGEPTLRVSGEIYGSLISKKEYENYHLRLKVKWGNEKWTPRKDKLKDSGILYHSIGPMGAEYWRSWMLSQEFQIMEGHMGDYWSQANSAIDVRAYIPEGVMNPVADENPDFIGLGAGEKAGGFCMRSVNAEKPSGEWNTLELVCFESKSLHIVNGQVVMILKNSRYLKDGLTMPMTKGKIQIQSEAAEVYFKDIAIRELNAMPKAYLKYF, encoded by the coding sequence ATGAAAAAACTACTGCTCCTTCCGTTCTTTATCATTTTCTCTTCCTTTTCTCAAAATAAAGGTAACTGGGTAGCATTACTGGACAAAGAACTCTCTCAATGGGACACTTATTTGAGTTATCGACATCAAACCAGTTACAATGGAGATGAGCCTTTGGACGCAAATGGAAATGTCATTAAACCTATAGGGTTGAATCCAGAAGGGTTTGATGTGTTTAGCGTATCAGAAAAGTCAGGCGAGCCCACCTTAAGAGTGAGTGGAGAAATTTATGGCAGTTTGATTTCAAAAAAAGAATATGAAAACTATCACCTCCGCTTGAAAGTGAAATGGGGAAACGAAAAATGGACGCCGAGAAAAGACAAGCTCAAAGATTCAGGAATCTTATACCATTCTATTGGACCCATGGGCGCAGAATATTGGCGTTCTTGGATGCTGTCTCAAGAATTTCAAATCATGGAGGGACACATGGGCGATTATTGGAGTCAAGCCAATTCAGCGATTGATGTTAGGGCTTATATTCCTGAAGGAGTGATGAATCCTGTCGCAGATGAAAACCCCGATTTCATTGGGCTAGGAGCTGGAGAAAAGGCAGGCGGGTTTTGCATGCGAAGTGTAAATGCCGAAAAACCTTCTGGTGAATGGAATACACTCGAACTCGTTTGCTTTGAAAGTAAAAGCCTGCACATCGTGAATGGTCAGGTGGTTATGATCTTGAAAAATTCAAGGTATTTAAAAGATGGTCTAACTATGCCAATGACTAAAGGCAAAATACAAATTCAAAGTGAAGCAGCCGAAGTTTACTTCAAGGATATAGCCATTCGGGAGTTGAATGCAATGCCTAAAGCCTATCTCAAATACTTTTAA
- a CDS encoding helix-turn-helix domain-containing protein, producing MNKSADYYDLDEFKSFRIDTFSPMHCALDVLGEGSRQKSFAIIWLKDGNGTHDLDLKRHYYDGSVMFVLAPGQIHKLNQFSESEGYVVRFSPAVFQHEQDFMNHVLDTCLFDSNTSCPVIQLDENSKAIFDNLFKQLHEEFLIQDINASEIICSYLKIVISQINRIKRKKSSDQVPINDASYKLFRALKIAIEKNYKEEHSVQFYADLLNVQPRALNAATRKYAERSTGELIQERLLLEAQRILFHEDKRVKEICYELGFDDPAYFTRFFKKHTGLAPQFYKEQVEVAI from the coding sequence ATGAACAAGTCAGCTGATTATTACGATCTGGATGAATTTAAAAGTTTCAGAATTGATACTTTTTCACCAATGCATTGTGCCCTGGATGTATTGGGAGAGGGAAGTCGTCAAAAAAGCTTTGCAATCATTTGGTTGAAAGATGGCAACGGCACCCATGATTTGGATTTGAAAAGACATTACTACGATGGGTCGGTGATGTTTGTATTAGCTCCAGGTCAGATTCACAAACTCAACCAGTTTTCCGAATCAGAAGGGTATGTTGTGAGGTTTTCTCCTGCCGTCTTTCAGCATGAGCAGGATTTTATGAATCATGTTTTAGACACTTGCTTATTCGACAGCAATACTTCTTGTCCAGTCATTCAATTGGATGAAAACAGCAAAGCAATATTTGACAATTTATTTAAGCAATTGCATGAAGAATTTCTAATTCAGGATATCAATGCCAGTGAAATCATTTGTTCTTACTTGAAGATTGTCATCTCTCAAATCAACCGTATCAAAAGAAAAAAATCGAGCGATCAAGTGCCAATCAATGATGCGAGCTACAAGCTGTTTCGAGCGTTAAAAATAGCCATAGAAAAAAATTACAAGGAGGAGCACTCAGTCCAGTTTTATGCTGACCTGCTTAATGTGCAACCCAGAGCACTCAACGCCGCAACGCGTAAGTATGCAGAACGTTCGACAGGGGAACTTATCCAAGAAAGATTATTACTAGAGGCACAAAGGATTCTCTTTCATGAAGACAAACGAGTGAAAGAAATATGCTATGAGTTGGGCTTTGATGACCCGGCATACTTTACCAGATTCTTCAAAAAACACACCGGTCTTGCGCCCCAATTCTATAAAGAGCAGGTGGAAGTGGCGATTTAA
- a CDS encoding DoxX family protein, translating into MEILKIDKNQGLALFIQRVLVGFLLLFHGIANFTSGYAFIKSVFAGYGLPEFFAYGAFIGEIVAPLLIIAGYRTRLAALVLVFNILVATLLAHAGDIFALNQFGGWAVELQAFYLFGGLAVFFSGAGALAFSKTNYWD; encoded by the coding sequence ATGGAAATTTTAAAAATTGACAAAAATCAAGGCCTTGCACTATTCATCCAGCGTGTGCTTGTTGGCTTTCTTCTACTCTTTCACGGCATTGCCAACTTCACTTCTGGATATGCTTTTATCAAAAGTGTATTTGCAGGATATGGTCTACCGGAATTTTTCGCCTATGGAGCCTTCATCGGGGAGATCGTTGCACCGCTTTTGATCATTGCAGGTTATCGCACGAGGTTGGCGGCCCTTGTCCTTGTATTCAATATACTCGTAGCCACATTGTTGGCGCACGCCGGAGATATTTTTGCTCTTAATCAATTTGGGGGCTGGGCTGTCGAACTTCAGGCTTTTTATCTATTCGGAGGACTTGCGGTATTTTTTTCAGGGGCCGGTGCTCTTGCGTTTTCAAAAACCAATTATTGGGATTGA
- a CDS encoding ABC transporter permease — MDQWIEWPWIQMLAACTCLSGFVLSVFLLLSKFPASRFLGQLVLAYLGFALLSSLPFGEFWTNFSLVFVAFSLNRYGCTFFTQDSRFNRKHLGFIFFVSIVCCFSFYFSLFWVLKGLAIMLVIESVQKTNREASTRGISWFQNPGARVVWFRNFYGFNLFLVSAFLFLDQYIFSEMIWGGVLLLFGFIYFQIFQESGFSSPIPVANKYKKSTLSASQKATILEKLDKLIAGTKFYLKDDTSLSNLAEELHTTTHHLSQVLNESKGISFQELISQHRIREARRLLKDPEQKDAKVESIAAMVGYNSKSAFNTAFKRHTGITPSEYREAKDVRSYREERLPDKKIPYSFSSTFSLSHLFTKKLKRTMVINFFRTFIRALKRNKVFTLINLFGLTVGFACSMLIYLFIEHELSYDRSLPNHENIYRISWIAEHSQTRTPHPMAQAMRRDFPEVKTAVSISPWYGAGLTKQEIQVENKTLELKFDEPDFFFADSTFLEVFQLAIVAGDVRALHEPNTLVITEAMAMKYFGKADPIGQILTISDMPIEVSLVVEGMPENSHFHFNALISYETVKAINPENHWMTWADFGHFNYIVLEDGANSSSLQSKIGEWVFKYLNWDEDAKERFDTGEIKFELQSITDIHLHSHLRWELESNGNILYIYILSGTLVFILIIAGINYINLTTAKSVERAKEIGVRKTLGAVSGHLTLQFYLESILFCLVSMMLAIGLTGLVIDAFNELSNKAFAFTDLFSLGFLGKAGLLALVIGLLAGIYPALFLSAFKPSDVLKGKLSVSGGNNKLRSLLVVCQFVVSAILITSSLIILKQIDFMKSKELGFDQDAVISIPIPSSVEHGGINLSQTQTIQQELRKIPGVQNVSAVSNLPGSQFDNHPVHSVEHHPDYLDASEMFVDFGVVELLDLEILEGRTLGQSYAADSAGTNVLINESLARGLNFTDPIGEKFTWHLGGRDLEITVVGVIRDFHYKSLHQPINPLIIQYQPYMMNEMVIKLEGQRFQKTLAAIEKLYISHGQQDGFEYHFLDQQLSDLYNNEVRTLSVFSVFAVIALFLACLGLLGMALAMLGQKLKEVSIRKILGASPLQIIYMIFSQFAVLIGIALVIGLPLAHLLMQEWLGEFPYQASQGLIPFVWSAILLLAIALTSVSLVVVKIATTNPVDTLRYE; from the coding sequence ATGGATCAATGGATCGAATGGCCTTGGATACAAATGTTAGCAGCATGCACTTGCCTTTCTGGTTTTGTGCTTTCCGTTTTCCTATTGCTGAGTAAGTTTCCCGCGAGCCGCTTTTTAGGACAGTTGGTCCTGGCTTACCTTGGGTTTGCGCTTCTTTCCAGCTTGCCCTTCGGAGAATTCTGGACAAACTTCTCTCTTGTATTTGTCGCCTTTTCACTCAATCGGTATGGTTGCACTTTTTTCACACAAGATTCTAGGTTCAATAGAAAACATCTAGGGTTTATTTTCTTTGTTAGCATAGTTTGCTGCTTTTCTTTTTACTTTTCACTATTCTGGGTACTGAAAGGATTAGCGATCATGCTGGTTATTGAGTCTGTTCAAAAAACAAATCGGGAAGCCAGCACCCGGGGCATCTCTTGGTTTCAGAATCCAGGAGCCAGAGTGGTTTGGTTTAGAAACTTTTATGGCTTCAATCTATTCCTCGTTTCTGCTTTTCTGTTTTTGGATCAGTACATTTTTTCAGAAATGATCTGGGGAGGAGTGCTCCTCCTTTTTGGCTTTATCTATTTCCAAATATTCCAAGAATCCGGTTTTTCGTCTCCTATCCCAGTAGCCAATAAGTACAAAAAGTCAACCCTTTCTGCTTCCCAAAAAGCAACGATACTAGAGAAGTTGGACAAACTCATCGCAGGAACAAAATTTTATCTAAAAGATGATACGTCGCTCAGTAATCTGGCCGAAGAACTTCACACCACAACGCATCATCTATCGCAGGTATTGAATGAAAGCAAGGGAATCAGTTTTCAAGAACTGATCAGTCAACACAGAATACGTGAGGCTCGCCGTTTACTTAAGGATCCAGAGCAAAAAGACGCCAAAGTAGAGAGCATTGCGGCGATGGTGGGTTATAATTCCAAGTCAGCATTCAATACTGCATTTAAACGCCATACAGGTATAACTCCAAGTGAATATCGTGAGGCAAAAGACGTTCGGTCCTATCGGGAAGAACGGCTACCCGATAAGAAAATACCCTATTCTTTTAGTAGCACTTTTAGTTTGAGTCATCTTTTTACCAAAAAACTCAAACGAACCATGGTTATCAATTTTTTCAGAACATTTATCCGAGCACTTAAGCGCAATAAAGTTTTTACACTCATTAATCTATTTGGACTCACCGTAGGTTTTGCCTGCAGCATGCTGATTTATCTTTTCATCGAACATGAGCTTTCGTACGATCGCTCACTTCCCAATCATGAAAATATCTATCGAATCAGTTGGATTGCTGAGCATTCGCAAACACGAACTCCACACCCGATGGCGCAAGCCATGCGAAGAGATTTTCCGGAAGTAAAAACAGCTGTTAGTATCTCCCCATGGTACGGAGCTGGTCTCACCAAACAAGAAATTCAGGTAGAAAACAAAACACTGGAATTGAAATTTGATGAACCAGATTTCTTCTTTGCAGATTCTACTTTTCTGGAAGTTTTTCAGTTAGCCATAGTAGCCGGAGATGTCAGGGCGCTTCATGAACCCAACACACTGGTAATCACAGAAGCCATGGCCATGAAGTATTTTGGAAAGGCGGATCCCATTGGTCAGATACTTACCATCAGTGATATGCCAATTGAAGTTTCTCTGGTGGTCGAAGGTATGCCTGAAAACTCTCACTTCCATTTTAATGCTTTGATTTCGTATGAAACAGTTAAGGCAATAAACCCAGAAAATCATTGGATGACCTGGGCAGATTTTGGACACTTCAACTATATCGTATTGGAAGATGGTGCTAACTCTTCGTCACTACAATCGAAAATAGGAGAATGGGTGTTTAAATATCTCAATTGGGATGAGGACGCTAAAGAACGGTTCGATACTGGGGAGATTAAGTTTGAGCTTCAATCGATCACAGATATTCACCTCCACTCACATCTTCGGTGGGAGCTAGAGAGCAATGGCAACATCCTATACATTTACATTCTAAGCGGAACGCTGGTTTTCATTCTGATCATTGCAGGAATCAACTACATCAATCTCACAACAGCTAAATCCGTGGAGCGCGCAAAAGAGATAGGTGTGAGAAAAACCCTTGGCGCCGTCTCTGGTCATCTCACGCTACAGTTTTACCTGGAGTCCATTCTCTTTTGTCTTGTGTCCATGATGCTAGCCATTGGACTAACCGGGCTGGTCATTGATGCATTTAACGAACTCAGCAACAAAGCTTTTGCTTTTACTGATTTGTTTAGTCTCGGCTTTTTGGGAAAAGCAGGTTTACTTGCCTTAGTCATTGGGCTGTTGGCAGGTATCTATCCTGCACTTTTTCTTTCGGCTTTTAAACCCTCAGATGTACTGAAGGGAAAGCTATCTGTAAGCGGAGGAAACAACAAACTGAGAAGCTTGCTCGTGGTTTGTCAATTTGTTGTCTCTGCCATCTTGATAACATCCAGTCTCATTATTTTGAAGCAGATCGATTTTATGAAGTCCAAAGAACTGGGGTTTGATCAGGATGCGGTAATTTCTATTCCTATTCCTTCGAGTGTTGAGCATGGAGGAATCAACCTTTCGCAAACTCAAACCATCCAACAAGAGCTTAGAAAAATTCCCGGTGTTCAAAACGTATCCGCCGTTTCTAACCTTCCCGGGTCGCAGTTCGATAATCACCCTGTTCATTCTGTAGAACATCATCCGGACTATCTGGACGCCAGCGAAATGTTTGTCGATTTTGGTGTCGTAGAGCTGCTCGATTTGGAAATACTAGAGGGCAGAACACTCGGTCAAAGCTATGCCGCCGATTCTGCAGGAACCAATGTTTTGATCAATGAGTCATTGGCCCGTGGACTCAACTTTACTGATCCGATTGGCGAAAAATTCACCTGGCACCTAGGCGGGAGAGATTTGGAAATCACTGTGGTTGGTGTGATTCGAGACTTTCATTACAAATCTTTACATCAACCAATCAATCCACTTATTATTCAATACCAACCTTACATGATGAATGAAATGGTGATAAAACTGGAGGGCCAGCGTTTCCAAAAAACACTTGCAGCCATAGAAAAACTGTACATTTCCCATGGTCAGCAAGATGGCTTTGAGTATCATTTCCTTGATCAACAGCTTAGTGACCTATACAACAATGAGGTACGCACCTTAAGTGTCTTTTCCGTATTTGCCGTGATCGCACTATTTCTAGCTTGTTTGGGTTTGCTCGGTATGGCACTAGCCATGCTCGGTCAAAAACTAAAAGAAGTGAGTATTAGAAAAATTTTAGGCGCGAGCCCACTTCAAATCATATATATGATATTTTCTCAGTTTGCCGTTCTCATCGGTATTGCGCTAGTTATAGGATTGCCATTGGCGCACTTGCTTATGCAAGAATGGCTCGGAGAATTTCCCTATCAAGCATCTCAAGGTTTGATCCCATTTGTTTGGTCGGCCATATTACTACTCGCCATAGCATTGACTAGCGTGAGTTTGGTGGTTGTAAAAATCGCCACTACCAACCCTGTAGATACTTTGAGATACGAATAA